One window of Diabrotica undecimpunctata isolate CICGRU chromosome 8, icDiaUnde3, whole genome shotgun sequence genomic DNA carries:
- the Snup gene encoding snurportin-1: MNSPPNKLSDNPRAHLYKCKERKQSQHERRIKFLAELKEKRSKCADENRQLCDTFLSEINVESSMNESAEENTQICDTSKEIDSESSMNESGIDETQCEDMEIESGKKQRRSIKFKLMLTEWFHDIPEDLEEDWIVKFCPEGVRVLLISARHITRFYNGKGKFLFKTKTKFPGGGNYNSRGTTVLDCIYNKQIKTIFILDCLYWNSLFTVPNEATFRFFWLVAKFQEMPEMSDCERSKYKFILMDNFPAERGLIQEKMFDVLKIQDKEVPYDGVVFYHKESEYTFGETPLATWLHSFMLPEKLGIDIPEIYRQKIPTDYINLEHFIENREMFRRQKWQKNKKNKKESMET, translated from the coding sequence atgaacTCTCCACCGAATAAATTGTCTGATAATCCTCGTGCCCATTTGTATAAATGTAAAGAGAGGAAACAGTCACAACATGAAAGAAGAATAAAATTTCTTGCTGAACTAAAAGAAAAAAGATCTAAATGTGCAGACGAAAATAGACAACTATGTGATACATTTCTTTCAGAAATTAATGTTGAAAGTAGTATGAATGAAAGTGCAGAAGAAAATACACAAATATGTGATACAAGTAAAGAAATTGATAGTGAAAGTAGTATGAATGAAAGTGGTATTGACGAAACCCAATGTGAAGATATGGAGATTGAAAGTGGAAAAAAACAGAGAAGATCTATAAAGTTTAAACTTATGTTGACTGAGTGGTTTCATGATATTCCAGAAGATTTAGAAGAAGATTGGATTGTCAAATTTTGTCCCGAAGGTGTTCGTGTACTACTTATTAGTGCACGTCATATCACAAGATTTTATAATGGGAAAGGTAAATTCcttttcaaaacaaaaacaaagtttCCTGGTGGAGGAAACTACAATTCACGTGGGACTACAGTCTTAGAttgtatttataataaacaaattaaaacaatCTTTATATTAGATTGTCTATATTGGAATTCGCTATTCACAGTACCTAATGAAGCTACATTTAGATTTTTCTGGCTAGTAGCCAAGTTTCAAGAAATGCCAGAAATGTCTGATTGTGAAcgctcaaaatataaatttattttgatgGATAATTTCCCTGCTGAAAGAGGTTTAATTCAAGAAAAAATGTTTGATGTATTGAAAATACAAGATAAAGAAGTGCCATATGATGGAGTGGTATTTTATCACAAAGAATCTGAATACACTTTTGGAGAGACCCCCCTAGCAACTTGGCTTCATTCATTTATGTTACCTGAAAAACTTGGTATAGATATTCCCGAAATATATCGGCAAAAAATTCCCACAGATTACATCAATTTGGAGCATTTTATTGAGAATAGGGAAATGTTTAGAAGACAAAAATGgcagaagaataaaaaaaataaaaaagaaagtatggaaacCTAA
- the LOC140449100 gene encoding uncharacterized protein, whose translation MCTPQGMSCARVKYFTPENVSKFFDLYEPEYFKLINSAQRTFNVEETGLTIVQHKHSKVISMRGKKQVSSLTSAERGKLITAITCMNAAGVFVPPLLIFPRKNMKTELMLRAPTGAVAECHVSGWVQADIFTRWLQHFIKFTKPSAADPVLLVLDGHYSHTRNLPPHSTHKMQPLDVAFMAPLKT comes from the coding sequence ATGTGTACTCCTCAGGGAATGTCATGTGCTcgagtaaaatattttactccTGAAAATGTATCCAAGTTCTTTGACCTGTATGAACCAGAATATTTTAAACTTATTAACTCTGCACAACGTACATTCAATGTAGAAGAAACGGGCCTTACAATTGTTCAGCACAAACATAGCAAAGTAATTTCCATGAGAGGGAAGAAGCAGGTTTCGTCACTTACTTCAGCGGAAAGGGGCAAGCTGATTACTGCTATTACATGTATGAATGCTGCAGGAGTTTTCGTACCACCATTATTAATCTTCCctagaaaaaatatgaaaacagagTTGATGCTAAGAGCTCCCACTGGAGCAGTCGCAGAATGCCATGTGTCAGGTTGGGTACAGGCCGATATTTTCACTAGATGGCTTCAACACTTCATAAAATTCACTAAACCTTCAGCTGCAGACCCTGTTCTTCTCGTCCTTGATGGTCACTATTCTCATACGAGAAACCTCCCACCACATTCTACACATAAAATGCAACCGTTGGATGTTGCTTTTATGGCACCGCTGAAAACTTAA
- the LOC140447976 gene encoding uncharacterized protein, with the protein MQVGIWKKIADLGSGAFGVVSLWQNTENDDCTAIKMCKFRTDSSLTQRQKERWKNEVDKIKIINHPNIIKYKVIPEDLEKHLMANSTTSMPLLPMEYCRKGNLRHVLQKPSNSSGLPEEEVRCILDDISSGLAHLHKLKVTHRDIKPDNIVLQNCEERKTQTIYKIIDLGYAKELGDSTVSFVGTMHYLAPEIFEAKNYNNSVDYWSMGILTFEIICGFIPFLANLTPFERFEKIRNKQCNDICILMSYSGQITYSQYIRKETYISTWLKQHLEIWLRHVLTYDQNVRAENFPNNVEPLEYLSKILQKKIVNVFSLCKLEYYSYEIIEGTLVGTLKDWISRDIKVPKDELLLFVFKDNFNVQDNDELLNIIGNDYIYVTRKRFLPENLNYNFPKLIREVMKSVEKFDKNYVRGLISQFIFFVTQEKHISFHFRTCFHIYLNFLNHILNTIKSSKASASATVKQLVTRIDCYNKMKADVGNIDLKNNSIYEECLNHAQRLLAGSERSITKFSELERKIHSVSRRLKVLSSLTSNILDIVNRYNLDEHFESALILIDKTNIHNPNKLKELLCGMRKLISNTIKVRETTLKNKELVAFSRIVGNIMCHCFELLNWIKSYISYNEEIMKSFEQNKSIYLDILLKAAQKPKVEPEGSVSDNVSLSGSLNQELINLPLPFLLQENQELRYEFEEALSSGISDHKNSVNCLKLL; encoded by the coding sequence ATGCAGGTAGGAATATGGAAGAAAATAGCAGATCTTGGATCTGGTGCTTTCGGCGTGGTTTCCTTGTGGCAAAATACAGAAAATGACGACTGTACTGCAATAAAAATGTGTAAATTCAGAACAGATTCCAGTTTAACACAGAGGCAAAAGGAGCGTTGGAAAAATGAAGTagataaaatcaaaattataaatcatccaaatataataaaatacaaagttaTTCCAGAAGATTTGGAGAAACATTTAATGGCAAATAGTACTACCAGTATGCCATTACTTCCCATGGAATACTGCCGAAAAGGAAATTTGCGTCATGTTCTACAGAAACCTTCTAATAGCTCAGGGTTACCGGAGGAAGAAGTGAGATGTATTCTTGACGACATTTCTAGTGGTCTTGCACATTTGCATAAGCTTAAGGTTACACATAGAGACATTAAGCCTGATAATATTGTTTTACAAAATTGTGAAGAAAGAAAAACACAGACTATTTATAAGATTATTGATCTTGGTTATGCGAAGGAATTGGGAGACTCCACAGTAAGTTTTGTTGGTACTATGCATTATTTAGCTCCAGAAATTTTTGAAGCAAAGAATTATAATAATAGTGTTGATTATTGGTCTATGGGTATACTAACATTTGAAATTATTTGTGGATTTATACCTTTTTTAGCAAATCTTACACCTTTTGAGAGGTTTGAAAAAATTCGCAACAAACAATGTAATGACATTTGTATCCTCATGAGCTATTCAGGGCAAATTACTTATTCACAGTACATTAGAAAAGAAACTTATATTTCAACATGGTTGAAACAACATTTGGAAATCTGGCTAAGACATGTTCTTACTTATGACCAAAATGTTAGAGCTGAGAATTTTCCAAATAATGTTGAACCATTGGAATATTTAAGCaagattttacagaaaaaaattgttaatgttttttcattgTGTAAATTAGAATATTATTCTTATGAAATAATTGAAGGTACTCTTGTTGGCACACTAAAAGACTGGATTTCTAGAGATATTAAAGTTCCTAAAGATGAACTTTTGTTATTTGtatttaaagataattttaatgTCCAAGATAATGATGAATTGCTGAATATTATTGGCAATGACTACATATATGTAACTAGAAAACGATTTTTACCAGAAAATCTCAACTATAATTTTCCAAAGCTTATAAGAGAAGTAATGAAGTCAGTAGAAAAATTTGACAAAAATTACGTAAGAGGTTTAATATCACAATTTATATTCTTTGTTACTCAAGAAAAGCATATATCATTTCACTTTAGAACATGTTTTCATATATATCTCAATTtcttaaatcatattttaaaCACCATCAAAAGTTCAAAAGCCTCTGCATCAGCTACTGTAAAACAATTGGTCACTAGAATTGACTGCTACAACAAAATGAAAGCTGATGTTGgaaatattgatttaaaaaacaaTTCTATTTATGAGGAATGTTTAAATCACGCTCAGAGGCTTCTAGCAGGCTCAGAAAGAAGTATTACTAAGTTTAGTGAACTTGAGAGAAAGATACACTCAGTAAGTAGAAGGTTAAAAGTGCTCTCGAGTTTAACTTCAAATATTTTAGACATTGTCAATAGATACAACCTCGATGAGCATTTTGAGAGTGCTTTAATTTTAATCGACAAAACCAACATACATAATCCAAATAAACTTAAGGAATTACTTTgtggtatgagaaaattaatatcaAATACAATTAAAGTTAGAGAAactactttaaaaaataaagagttgGTGGCATTTTCAAGGATAGTAGGTAATATCATGTGCCACTGTTTTGAGTTGTTAAACTGGATTAAAAGTTACATCAGTTATAATGAAGAGATAATGAAGTCATTTGAGCAAAACAAAAGTATTTATCTAGATATTCTTCTAAAGGCTGCACAAAAGCCCAAAGTAGAACCAGAAGGATCTGTTTCTGATAATGTATCCTTAAGCGGTAGTTTAAATCAAGAGTTGATTAATCTTCCTTTGCCATTTTTATTGCAAGAAAATCAAGAGCTTCGATATGAATTTGAGGAGGCATTATCTTCTGGCATTTCTGACCATAAAAATTCTGTGAATTGTTTAAAGTTGTTATAA